The following proteins are encoded in a genomic region of Hippocampus zosterae strain Florida chromosome 2, ASM2543408v3, whole genome shotgun sequence:
- the LOC127595516 gene encoding protein kinase C-binding protein 1-like isoform X3 codes for MHPQSLAEEEIKTEPDVVEGMDASARSKAPDPPGSAERSLAPQKRRVSSPTHSSNGHSPSDTSSSPLKKKKKPGAMTSSKDQDGRNDFYCWLCHREGQVLCCELCPRVYHAKCLKLPAEPEGDWFCPECEKITVAECIETQSKAMTMLNIDQLSYLLKFALQKIKQPGTEPFQKPVSLEQHPDYAEYIFHPMDLSTLEKNIKKKMYGCTEAFLADMKWILHNCIIYNGGNHKLTATAKVIVKICEHEMNEIEVCPECYLSSCQKRDNWFCEPCSQPHTLVWAKLKGFPFWPAKALREKDGQVDARFFGQHDRAWVPINNCYLMSKEIPFSVKKTKSIFNSAMQEMEVYVENIRKKFGVFNYAPFRTPYTPNNQLQMLLDPSNPSAGTVKTEKPDKLRFNFDLNASPKMVLSKSSTPSGLNRRVSMTDMPRSPMSTNSSVHTGSDGEQEMEKAGRNSAFHYSTGEESMDFTASPLSGKVGPAGSLTGSPKPLNPSLVSKQERPASTGGILNLNLDRVKAEMDLRELSESVQQQQQQQQQSGSATLPTPKRPIRSLDKTIESCKAQLGNYKHMRIDEISEDVYKGVDHSDTEESDKSDSSDSEYASDEEHKPQSSGQDEKVRVDRKRPRANAEAENKDSIEGMVEKSTPATQIKEKQGSNAQEEAVQEKPRLTQSQPLTDKPKTSEEGKTPHAASAAEQDSDSERELVIDLGDEHGARDSKRSRKDTSSKTSKETNAAKLEGKVTNSTTAVAPAASTLKNALQPSTTAPNPVPTAASSQPGAASTLSSTSSTPSTSVTSTSPAVKKQRPLLPKETVQAVQRAVVWNPTKLQTSCQKAHVQKQQQAEQTTAQLQGQVQTQSQSQQNSSSTRYQTRQAAKVQLKDSPQGASASSSSSSYLSGDLPIPTASADAAADIARYTNKIMDSIKGTMTEIYNDLSKNTSGNTIAEIRRLRIEIEKLQWLHQQELSEMKHNLELTMAEMRQSLEQERERLVAEVKKQMELEKQQAVDETKKKQWCANCRKEAIFYCCWNTSYCDYPCQQAHWPEHMKSCTQSASASQQEPEVEPNPDTLGKSTGNSPVTQTLNAPAGAVVPSSSSTISDKSNSPTYIDKSKDSVGLTVT; via the exons TCTGGCTGAGGAAGAGATAAAGACAGAGCCGGATGTGGTAGAAGGGATGGATGCATCTGCACGGTCCAAAG CCCCCGATCCACCGGGGTCGGCAGAACGCTCTTTGGCACCACAAAAGAGGAGGGTGTCCAGTCCTACCCACTCGTCCAATGGACACTCTCCATCTGACACCTCCTCCAGTCCactcaagaaaaagaagaagcctGGGGCCATGACCTCAAGCAAAGACCAG GACGGCAGGAATGACTTCTACTGCTGGCTGTGCCACCGCGAGGGCCAGGTGCTCTGCTGTGAGCTCTGCCCCAGGGTGTACCACGCCAAGTGCCTCAAACTACCAGCTGAGCCTGAGGGCGACTGGTTCTGTCCCGAGTGTGAG AAAATAACAGTTGCTGAATGCATTGAAACACAGAGCAAAGCAATGACTATGTTGAATATCGACCAACTCTCTTACTTACTCAAATTTGCACTCCAAAAGATTAAGCAACCTGGG ACAGAGCCCTTCCAGAAACCCGTGTCCTTGGAACAGCATCCTGACTATGCTGAGTACATTTTTCACCCCATGGACTTGTCTACTTTAGAGAAG AATATCAAGAAGAAAATGTATGGCTGCACTGAAGCCTTTCTGGCTGATATGAAGTGGATCTTACACAACTGCATCATTTATAATGGAG GAAATCACAAATTAACAGCAACTGCAAAAGTTATTGTCAAGATATGTGAGCACGAA aTGAATGAGATTGAAGTATGCCCTGAGTGCTACTTGTCTTCGTGCCAAAAAAGGGACAACTGGTTCTGTGAGCCATGT AGTCAGCCTCATACACTGGTCTGGGCCAAGCTCAAAGGATTTCCCTTCTGGCCAGCAAAAGCTCTTCGTGAAAAAGACGGGCAGGTAGATGCACGGTTCTTTGGACAGCATGACAG AGCTTGGGTTCCCATCAATAACTGCTACCTCATGTCCAAAGAGATCCCTTTCTCTGTCAAGAAGACAAAGAGCATTTTCAACAGTGCCATGCAAGAAATGGAGGTTTATGTAGAAAATATTCGTAAGAAATTTGGAGTTTTTAACTATGCGCCATTTCGAACCCCTTACACACCCAACAACCAGCTTCAAATGTTGCTGGATCCTTCCAACCCTAGTGCTGGTACAGTAAAAACGGAGAAACCCGATAAACTCCGCTTTAATTTTGACTTAAATGCATCTCCAAAGATGGTTCTTAGTAAGAGTTCCACACCCAGTGGTCTGAATCGGAGAGTCTCCATGACGGACATGCCTCGGTCCCCGATGAGTACAAACTCTTCGGTTCACACGGGCTCCGACGGAGAGCAGGAGATGGAAAAGGCCGGTAGAAATTCTGCCTTTCACTACAGCACTGGAGAGGAATCCATGGACTTCACAG CATCTCCTCTCTCAGGAAAGGTCGGTCCAGCAGGCAGCTTGACAGGCAGTCCAAAGCCACTCAACCCGAGCTTGGTGTCCAAGCAAGAGAGGCCCGCATCCACGGGTGGCATCCTCAATCTCAACCTCG ATCGAGTGAAAGCTGAGATGGATCTGAGAGAGTTGAGCGAGagtgtgcagcagcagcagcagcaacagcaacaatcGGGGTCAGCTACCCTCCCCACGCCAAAGAGACCCATCAGGAGTCTCGACAAGACTATTGAAAGCTGCAAGGCTCAGCTTGGTAATTACAAACACATGA GGatagatgaaatttctgaaGACGTATATAAAGGTGTGGATCACAGTGACACAGAAGAATCTGATAAATCGGACTCTAGTGATAGCGAATATGCCAGTGACGAGGAACACAAGCCACAGAGCTCTGGACAGGATGAAAAGGTCAGAGTAGATCGAAAGCGGCCCAGAGCAAATGCAGAAGCAGAGAATAAGGATTCTATTGAAGGTATGGTGGAAAAATCCACCCCTGCAACCCAGATCAAAGAGAAGCAGGGTAGCAATGCCCAAGAAGAGGCCGTTCAAGAAAAGCCCAGATTGACCCAGTCTCAACCCCTCACTGACAAGCCAAAGACCTCAGAGGAGGGGAAAACGCCTCATGCAGCATCAGCAGCAGAGCAAGACTCTGATTCTGAAAGAGAGCTGGTGATTGACCTCGGAGATGAACACGGAGCCCGTGACTCTAAGAGGTCAAGAAAAGACACGAGTTCCAAAACCTCCAAAGAGACCAATGCTGCCAAATTGGAGG GTAAAGTAACCAATTCCACTACAGCTGTTGCGCCAGCCGCATCCACCTTGAAAAATGCCTTGCAGCCTTCTACAACTGCACCCAACCCCGTTCCCACTGCCGCTTCGAGTCAGCCTGGTGCTGCCTCAACACTCAGCAGCACTTCAAGCACACCCTCCACGTCTGTTACGTCAACCTCGCCAGCAGTGAAGAAACAACGCCCTCTGCTGCCCAAAGAAACAGTGCAGGCTGTGCAGCGAGCAGTTGTTTGGAACCCCACCAAATTGCAGACGTCCTGTCAGAAGGCTCACGTGCAAAAGCAGCAACAGGCGGAGCAGACGACGGCACAGTTACAAGGGCAGGTGCAGACACAAAGTCAATCTCAGCAGAATTCTTCAAGTACCCGCTACCAGACCAGACAAGCAGccaaag TTCAATTGAAAGACTCTCCTCAGGGTGCTTCAGCATCAAGTAGCTCATCCTCCTACTTGTCAGGAGACTTGCCAATCCCGACTGCTTCTGCAGATGCAGCTGCAGATATAGCCAGATACACAAACAAA ATTATGGACTCAATCAAAGGAACAATGACTGAAATCTACAATGACCTTTCAAAAAACACTTCAGGAAATACAATAGCAGAG ATTCGACGGTTGAGGATAGAGATTGAGAAACTTCAGTGGTTGCATCAACAAGAGTTGTCCGAGATGAAGCACAATCTGG AACTGACGATGGCAGAGATGAGGCAGAGTCTGGAGCAGGAGAGGGAGAGGTTGGTCGCGGAGGTGAAAAAGCAGATGGAATTGGAAAAGCAGCAGGCTGTcgatgagaccaaaaaaaaacagtggtgcGCCAACTGCAGGAAGGAAGCCATTTTCTACTGTTGTTGGAACACCAGTTACTGCGATTACCCCTGCCAGCAAGCCCACTGGCCAGAACACATGAAGTCTTGCACGCAGTCAG CTTCAGCTTCGCAACAAGAACCAGAGGTTGAGCCCAACCCGGACACTTTGGGCAAATCGACAGGCAATTCCCCAGTCACACAAACTCTGAATGCCCCAGCAGGAGCAGTCGTACCCTCCTCCTCATCAACCATATCCGACAAAAGCAACTCTCCCACATATATCGACAAGAGCAAGGACAGTGTTGGGCTTACTGTGACATAA
- the LOC127595516 gene encoding protein kinase C-binding protein 1-like isoform X5, translated as MTSTAGCATARARCSAVSSAPGCTTPSASNYQLSLRATGSVPSKITVAECIETQSKAMTMLNIDQLSYLLKFALQKIKQPGTEPFQKPVSLEQHPDYAEYIFHPMDLSTLEKNIKKKMYGCTEAFLADMKWILHNCIIYNGGNHKLTATAKVIVKICEHEMNEIEVCPECYLSSCQKRDNWFCEPCSQPHTLVWAKLKGFPFWPAKALREKDGQVDARFFGQHDRAWVPINNCYLMSKEIPFSVKKTKSIFNSAMQEMEVYVENIRKKFGVFNYAPFRTPYTPNNQLQMLLDPSNPSAGTVKTEKPDKLRFNFDLNASPKMVLSKSSTPSGLNRRVSMTDMPRSPMSTNSSVHTGSDGEQEMEKAGRNSAFHYSTGEESMDFTASPLSGKVGPAGSLTGSPKPLNPSLVSKQERPASTGGILNLNLDRVKAEMDLRELSESVQQQQQQQQQSGSATLPTPKRPIRSLDKTIESCKAQLGNYKHMRIDEISEDVYKGVDHSDTEESDKSDSSDSEYASDEEHKPQSSGQDEKVRVDRKRPRANAEAENKDSIEGMVEKSTPATQIKEKQGSNAQEEAVQEKPRLTQSQPLTDKPKTSEEGKTPHAASAAEQDSDSERELVIDLGDEHGARDSKRSRKDTSSKTSKETNAAKLEGKVTNSTTAVAPAASTLKNALQPSTTAPNPVPTAASSQPGAASTLSSTSSTPSTSVTSTSPAVKKQRPLLPKETVQAVQRAVVWNPTKLQTSCQKAHVQKQQQAEQTTAQLQGQVQTQSQSQQNSSSTRYQTRQAAKVQLKDSPQGASASSSSSSYLSGDLPIPTASADAAADIARYTNKIMDSIKGTMTEIYNDLSKNTSGNTIAEIRRLRIEIEKLQWLHQQELSEMKHNLELTMAEMRQSLEQERERLVAEVKKQMELEKQQAVDETKKKQWCANCRKEAIFYCCWNTSYCDYPCQQAHWPEHMKSCTQSASASQQEPEVEPNPDTLGKSTGNSPVTQTLNAPAGAVVPSSSSTISDKSNSPTYIDKSKDSVGLTVT; from the exons ATGACTTCTACTGCTGGCTGTGCCACCGCGAGGGCCAGGTGCTCTGCTGTGAGCTCTGCCCCAGGGTGTACCACGCCAAGTGCCTCAAACTACCAGCTGAGCCTGAGGGCGACTGGTTCTGTCCCGAGT AAAATAACAGTTGCTGAATGCATTGAAACACAGAGCAAAGCAATGACTATGTTGAATATCGACCAACTCTCTTACTTACTCAAATTTGCACTCCAAAAGATTAAGCAACCTGGG ACAGAGCCCTTCCAGAAACCCGTGTCCTTGGAACAGCATCCTGACTATGCTGAGTACATTTTTCACCCCATGGACTTGTCTACTTTAGAGAAG AATATCAAGAAGAAAATGTATGGCTGCACTGAAGCCTTTCTGGCTGATATGAAGTGGATCTTACACAACTGCATCATTTATAATGGAG GAAATCACAAATTAACAGCAACTGCAAAAGTTATTGTCAAGATATGTGAGCACGAA aTGAATGAGATTGAAGTATGCCCTGAGTGCTACTTGTCTTCGTGCCAAAAAAGGGACAACTGGTTCTGTGAGCCATGT AGTCAGCCTCATACACTGGTCTGGGCCAAGCTCAAAGGATTTCCCTTCTGGCCAGCAAAAGCTCTTCGTGAAAAAGACGGGCAGGTAGATGCACGGTTCTTTGGACAGCATGACAG AGCTTGGGTTCCCATCAATAACTGCTACCTCATGTCCAAAGAGATCCCTTTCTCTGTCAAGAAGACAAAGAGCATTTTCAACAGTGCCATGCAAGAAATGGAGGTTTATGTAGAAAATATTCGTAAGAAATTTGGAGTTTTTAACTATGCGCCATTTCGAACCCCTTACACACCCAACAACCAGCTTCAAATGTTGCTGGATCCTTCCAACCCTAGTGCTGGTACAGTAAAAACGGAGAAACCCGATAAACTCCGCTTTAATTTTGACTTAAATGCATCTCCAAAGATGGTTCTTAGTAAGAGTTCCACACCCAGTGGTCTGAATCGGAGAGTCTCCATGACGGACATGCCTCGGTCCCCGATGAGTACAAACTCTTCGGTTCACACGGGCTCCGACGGAGAGCAGGAGATGGAAAAGGCCGGTAGAAATTCTGCCTTTCACTACAGCACTGGAGAGGAATCCATGGACTTCACAG CATCTCCTCTCTCAGGAAAGGTCGGTCCAGCAGGCAGCTTGACAGGCAGTCCAAAGCCACTCAACCCGAGCTTGGTGTCCAAGCAAGAGAGGCCCGCATCCACGGGTGGCATCCTCAATCTCAACCTCG ATCGAGTGAAAGCTGAGATGGATCTGAGAGAGTTGAGCGAGagtgtgcagcagcagcagcagcaacagcaacaatcGGGGTCAGCTACCCTCCCCACGCCAAAGAGACCCATCAGGAGTCTCGACAAGACTATTGAAAGCTGCAAGGCTCAGCTTGGTAATTACAAACACATGA GGatagatgaaatttctgaaGACGTATATAAAGGTGTGGATCACAGTGACACAGAAGAATCTGATAAATCGGACTCTAGTGATAGCGAATATGCCAGTGACGAGGAACACAAGCCACAGAGCTCTGGACAGGATGAAAAGGTCAGAGTAGATCGAAAGCGGCCCAGAGCAAATGCAGAAGCAGAGAATAAGGATTCTATTGAAGGTATGGTGGAAAAATCCACCCCTGCAACCCAGATCAAAGAGAAGCAGGGTAGCAATGCCCAAGAAGAGGCCGTTCAAGAAAAGCCCAGATTGACCCAGTCTCAACCCCTCACTGACAAGCCAAAGACCTCAGAGGAGGGGAAAACGCCTCATGCAGCATCAGCAGCAGAGCAAGACTCTGATTCTGAAAGAGAGCTGGTGATTGACCTCGGAGATGAACACGGAGCCCGTGACTCTAAGAGGTCAAGAAAAGACACGAGTTCCAAAACCTCCAAAGAGACCAATGCTGCCAAATTGGAGG GTAAAGTAACCAATTCCACTACAGCTGTTGCGCCAGCCGCATCCACCTTGAAAAATGCCTTGCAGCCTTCTACAACTGCACCCAACCCCGTTCCCACTGCCGCTTCGAGTCAGCCTGGTGCTGCCTCAACACTCAGCAGCACTTCAAGCACACCCTCCACGTCTGTTACGTCAACCTCGCCAGCAGTGAAGAAACAACGCCCTCTGCTGCCCAAAGAAACAGTGCAGGCTGTGCAGCGAGCAGTTGTTTGGAACCCCACCAAATTGCAGACGTCCTGTCAGAAGGCTCACGTGCAAAAGCAGCAACAGGCGGAGCAGACGACGGCACAGTTACAAGGGCAGGTGCAGACACAAAGTCAATCTCAGCAGAATTCTTCAAGTACCCGCTACCAGACCAGACAAGCAGccaaag TTCAATTGAAAGACTCTCCTCAGGGTGCTTCAGCATCAAGTAGCTCATCCTCCTACTTGTCAGGAGACTTGCCAATCCCGACTGCTTCTGCAGATGCAGCTGCAGATATAGCCAGATACACAAACAAA ATTATGGACTCAATCAAAGGAACAATGACTGAAATCTACAATGACCTTTCAAAAAACACTTCAGGAAATACAATAGCAGAG ATTCGACGGTTGAGGATAGAGATTGAGAAACTTCAGTGGTTGCATCAACAAGAGTTGTCCGAGATGAAGCACAATCTGG AACTGACGATGGCAGAGATGAGGCAGAGTCTGGAGCAGGAGAGGGAGAGGTTGGTCGCGGAGGTGAAAAAGCAGATGGAATTGGAAAAGCAGCAGGCTGTcgatgagaccaaaaaaaaacagtggtgcGCCAACTGCAGGAAGGAAGCCATTTTCTACTGTTGTTGGAACACCAGTTACTGCGATTACCCCTGCCAGCAAGCCCACTGGCCAGAACACATGAAGTCTTGCACGCAGTCAG CTTCAGCTTCGCAACAAGAACCAGAGGTTGAGCCCAACCCGGACACTTTGGGCAAATCGACAGGCAATTCCCCAGTCACACAAACTCTGAATGCCCCAGCAGGAGCAGTCGTACCCTCCTCCTCATCAACCATATCCGACAAAAGCAACTCTCCCACATATATCGACAAGAGCAAGGACAGTGTTGGGCTTACTGTGACATAA